The following are from one region of the Salvia hispanica cultivar TCC Black 2014 chromosome 1, UniMelb_Shisp_WGS_1.0, whole genome shotgun sequence genome:
- the LOC125219839 gene encoding uncharacterized protein LOC125219839 isoform X2, whose product MITLQIIHCTMRPCFEENSGCLVHCSFALWMQLRNTMTISYNDEMRPGGSDYHPFKSLGCMHWKWQNCPTGWSSSHCGNPTIILEAIADYDLWIWHAYFGFPDTSNDVNVSASSNLFYNLTQGIAPPAHYVIQGKEYNMGYYLADSIYPKWSTIVQTIEEPRSPKTEYFAMKQEACKKDLERAISALQARFTIVAGPVRHWDKDAFRDIMITCIILHNMIVEDERDLTSPIEIAREAPQPEVEMATNEDARFQEYLSRYEAIRIKNAHLELQNALVNHLWEQRSDFEF is encoded by the exons ATGATTACTTTGCAGATAATCCATTGTACAATGAGGCCATGTTTCGAAGAAAATTCCGGATGTCTCGTTCATTGTTCGTTCGCATTGTGGATGCAGTTAAGGAACACGATGACTATTTCGTACAACGACGAGATGCGACCGGGAGGCTCGGACTATCACCCCTTCAAAAG TTTAGGTTGTATGCATTGGAAATGGCAAAATTGTCCTACGGGGTGGAGTAGTTCACATTGTGGAAATCCTACGATTATTCTTGAAGCTATAGCGGATTATGATCTTTGGatatggcatgcttattttggattCCCTGACACAAGCAACGATGTCAATGTGTCAGCATCATCTAATCTTTTCTATAATCTCACTCAAGGTATTGCTCCTCCAGCTCATTATGTTATTCAAGGAAAAGAATACAATATGGGTTATTACTTAGCTGACAGTATATATCCAAAATGGTCTACGATTGTGCAAACAATTGAAGAGCCTCGTTCTCCAAAGACGGAATATTTTGCAATGAAACAAGAAGCATGCAAAAAAGATTTAGAACGTGCTATTAGTGCTCTCCAAGCACGTTTCACAATCGTGGCAGGACCTGTGCGTCATTGGGATAAAGATGCATTTCGTGACATAATGATTACATGCATAATtttgcataacatgatagttgAGGATGAGCGCGATCTTACTTCTCCAATTGAAATTGCTAGAGAGGCGCCACAACCGGAAGTTGAGATGGCAACAAATGAAGATGCTCGGTTTCAAGAATACTTATCTCGGTATGAAGcaataagaattaaaaatgcTCATCTAGAACTCCAAAATGCATTAGTTAATCATCTATGGGAACAACGttctgattttgaattttaa
- the LOC125219839 gene encoding uncharacterized protein LOC125219839 isoform X1 yields MDPNSIYNSSSSSDEDEGNLLMMNLYIQTQEMMLSRIHSNNLLIQHLRDQQSHQVTRRGSVPGHIVINRDREGAHVRLYNDYFADNPLYNEAMFRRKFRMSRSLFVRIVDAVKEHDDYFVQRRDATGRLGLSPLQKVTSAIHILTRGVLPDATDEYVKLSESSAIKSLKRFCRAIMEIFSTQYLRAPTSSDIARLLYIGEHHGFPGMLGSLGCMHWKWQNCPTGWSSSHCGNPTIILEAIADYDLWIWHAYFGFPDTSNDVNVSASSNLFYNLTQGIAPPAHYVIQGKEYNMGYYLADSIYPKWSTIVQTIEEPRSPKTEYFAMKQEACKKDLERAISALQARFTIVAGPVRHWDKDAFRDIMITCIILHNMIVEDERDLTSPIEIAREAPQPEVEMATNEDARFQEYLSRYEAIRIKNAHLELQNALVNHLWEQRSDFEF; encoded by the coding sequence ATGGATCCAAATTCTATTTACaattcttcatcatcttcggATGAAGATGAGGGAAATTTGCTAATGATGAACCTTTACATCCAAACACAAGAAATGATGCTTAGTAGAATCCACAGCAACAACTTGTTGATTCAACACCTTCGTGACCAACAAAGCCACCAAGTAACACGTCGTGGTTCGGTTCCGGGGCATATTGTCATCAACCGTGATCGAGAGGGAGCTCACGTTAGGTTGTACAATGATTACTTTGCAGATAATCCATTGTACAATGAGGCCATGTTTCGAAGAAAATTCCGGATGTCTCGTTCATTGTTCGTTCGCATTGTGGATGCAGTTAAGGAACACGATGACTATTTCGTACAACGACGAGATGCGACCGGGAGGCTCGGACTATCACCCCTTCAAAAGGTAACATCAGCTATTCATATATTGACACGTGGTGTGCTACCCGATGCTACTGACGAGTACGTCAAATTAAGTGAGAGCAGTGCGATTAAAAGTCTAAAACGTTTTTGTCGTGCGATAATGGAGATTTTTTCAACTCAGTATTTGAGAGCACCAACAAGTAGTGATATTGCTAGACTTCTATATATTGGTGAACATCATGGATTTCCGGGGATGTTGGGCAGTTTAGGTTGTATGCATTGGAAATGGCAAAATTGTCCTACGGGGTGGAGTAGTTCACATTGTGGAAATCCTACGATTATTCTTGAAGCTATAGCGGATTATGATCTTTGGatatggcatgcttattttggattCCCTGACACAAGCAACGATGTCAATGTGTCAGCATCATCTAATCTTTTCTATAATCTCACTCAAGGTATTGCTCCTCCAGCTCATTATGTTATTCAAGGAAAAGAATACAATATGGGTTATTACTTAGCTGACAGTATATATCCAAAATGGTCTACGATTGTGCAAACAATTGAAGAGCCTCGTTCTCCAAAGACGGAATATTTTGCAATGAAACAAGAAGCATGCAAAAAAGATTTAGAACGTGCTATTAGTGCTCTCCAAGCACGTTTCACAATCGTGGCAGGACCTGTGCGTCATTGGGATAAAGATGCATTTCGTGACATAATGATTACATGCATAATtttgcataacatgatagttgAGGATGAGCGCGATCTTACTTCTCCAATTGAAATTGCTAGAGAGGCGCCACAACCGGAAGTTGAGATGGCAACAAATGAAGATGCTCGGTTTCAAGAATACTTATCTCGGTATGAAGcaataagaattaaaaatgcTCATCTAGAACTCCAAAATGCATTAGTTAATCATCTATGGGAACAACGttctgattttgaattttaa
- the LOC125219839 gene encoding uncharacterized protein LOC125219839 isoform X3: MEIFSTQYLRAPTSSDIARLLYIGEHHGFPGMLGSLGCMHWKWQNCPTGWSSSHCGNPTIILEAIADYDLWIWHAYFGFPDTSNDVNVSASSNLFYNLTQGIAPPAHYVIQGKEYNMGYYLADSIYPKWSTIVQTIEEPRSPKTEYFAMKQEACKKDLERAISALQARFTIVAGPVRHWDKDAFRDIMITCIILHNMIVEDERDLTSPIEIAREAPQPEVEMATNEDARFQEYLSRYEAIRIKNAHLELQNALVNHLWEQRSDFEF, from the coding sequence ATGGAGATTTTTTCAACTCAGTATTTGAGAGCACCAACAAGTAGTGATATTGCTAGACTTCTATATATTGGTGAACATCATGGATTTCCGGGGATGTTGGGCAGTTTAGGTTGTATGCATTGGAAATGGCAAAATTGTCCTACGGGGTGGAGTAGTTCACATTGTGGAAATCCTACGATTATTCTTGAAGCTATAGCGGATTATGATCTTTGGatatggcatgcttattttggattCCCTGACACAAGCAACGATGTCAATGTGTCAGCATCATCTAATCTTTTCTATAATCTCACTCAAGGTATTGCTCCTCCAGCTCATTATGTTATTCAAGGAAAAGAATACAATATGGGTTATTACTTAGCTGACAGTATATATCCAAAATGGTCTACGATTGTGCAAACAATTGAAGAGCCTCGTTCTCCAAAGACGGAATATTTTGCAATGAAACAAGAAGCATGCAAAAAAGATTTAGAACGTGCTATTAGTGCTCTCCAAGCACGTTTCACAATCGTGGCAGGACCTGTGCGTCATTGGGATAAAGATGCATTTCGTGACATAATGATTACATGCATAATtttgcataacatgatagttgAGGATGAGCGCGATCTTACTTCTCCAATTGAAATTGCTAGAGAGGCGCCACAACCGGAAGTTGAGATGGCAACAAATGAAGATGCTCGGTTTCAAGAATACTTATCTCGGTATGAAGcaataagaattaaaaatgcTCATCTAGAACTCCAAAATGCATTAGTTAATCATCTATGGGAACAACGttctgattttgaattttaa
- the LOC125200555 gene encoding protein transport protein SEC23-like, translated as MAAPELAQTEPEGIEGVRMTWLNWPRSKVEASKCVIPIAASIQPIRPHVDLQILPYAPLRCKTCSAVLNPFCRVDFNALIWICPFCFQRNQFPHYYSSISETNVPAELYPNFPSVEYSIQNPQDFNPAAAPSPIFLFVLDTCMIEEELEFAKSALKRAIGMLPENAMVGFVSYGTQVQVHELGFSEMSKVYVFRGSKDITKDQVLEQLGLAVPGNRRPGPGMQKSGGGPSPVAGAGPNTGINRFLLPASECDYTLDSLLDELVTDQWPIAPGNRALRCTGVALSVATGLLGASTSGAGARIILLVGGPCTEGPGSIVSKDLSDPVRSHKDLDKDAAPFFKKAVHFYDELGKQLVSQGHVLDVFASALDQVGIAEMKIAIEKTGGLVVLAESFGHSVFKDSFKRIFEVGEQSLGLAFNGTLEINCSKDIKVQGIIGPCTSLEKKGPAVANTVIGQGNTTAWKMCGLDRSTCLTVFFDISSSEKSDPAGSSQLYVQFLTSYQSSDGQMRLRVTTVARSWVAGSEDLVQGFDQEVAAVVMARLASYKMEMEEGFDATRWLDRNLIRLCSKFGEYHKDDPASFTLNPCFSLFPQFMFNLRRSQFVQVFNNSPDETAYFRILLNRESISNAVVMIQPSLISYAFNSLPAPALLDVLSIAPDRILLLDSYFSVVIFHGMSIAQWRNMGCQNQPEHEAFAMLLQAPQEDAQLIIRDRFPVPRLVVCDQHGSQARFLLAKLNPSATYNTAQETMQTGSDVIFTDDVSLQVFIDHLQRLAVQGS; from the exons ATGGCCGCGCCGGAGCTAGCTCAAACCGAGCCAGAGGGAATCGAGGGAGTCCGGATGACGTGGCTGAATTGGCCGCGATCGAAGGTGGAGGCGTCCAAGTGCGTGATCCCAATCGCAGCCTCAATCCAGCCGATCCGCCCCCACGTGGATCTGCAGATCCTCCCCTACGCGCCGCTCCGATGCAAGACGTGCTCCGCCGTGCTAAACCCCTTCTGCCGAGTTGATTTCAATGCCCTCATATGGATCTGCCCATTCTGCTTTCAGAGGAACCAGTTCCCGCATTATTATTCATCGATATCGGAGACGAATGTGCCTGCTGAATTGTACCCCAATTTTCCGTCAGTTGAGTATTCGATCCAGAATCCGCAAGATTTCAACCCGGCTGCAGCGCCTTCTccgatttttttgtttgtgctGGATACGTGCATGATCGAGGAGGAGTTGGAGTTTGCCAAATCTGCGCTGAAGCGGGCGATTGGGATGCTGCCGGAAAATGCTATGGTTGGGTTTGTATCGTATGGCACGCAGGTGCAGGTGCACGAATTGGGGTTCTCGGAAATGTCAAAGGTTTATGTGTTTAGGGGATCGAAGGACATCACAAAAGATCAGGTCTTGGAGCAATTAGGCCTTGCTGTGCCGGGCAATAGGCGGCCTGGTCCGGGCATGCAGAAGAGTGGCGGTGGCCCGAGCCCTGTGGCTGGAGCTGGGCCAAACACGGGTATCAACAGATTTTTGTTACCCGCATCCGAATGCGACTACACACTTGATTCA TTGTTGGACGAGTTAGTGACCGATCAGTGGCCAATTGCCCCAGGCAATAGGGCATTGCGGTGTACGGGAGTTGCATTGAGTGTTGCCACTGGACTTCTAGGGGCATCAACATCAGGGGCAGGTGCAAGGATTATTTTATTGGTCGGAGGTCCATGCACAGAAGGTCCTGGATCG ATTGTCTCAAAAGATCTGTCTGATCCAGTCCGTTCACATAAAGATCTTGACAAGGACGCAGCACCCTTCTTTAAGAAAGCAGTCCATTTCTACGATGAACTTGGGAAACAGTTAGTTAGTCAAGGACATGTGTTGGATGTCTTTGCCTCTGCTCTCGATCAG GTTGGGATTGCTGAAATGAAGATTGCCATTGAAAAAACTGGTGGACTTGTCGTTTTGGCTGAAAGTTTTGGCCACTCTGTCTTCAAGGATTCGTTCAAGCGCATATTTGAAGTTGGAGAGCAGTCATTGGGGCTTGCATTCAA tggTACGCTGGAGATCAACTGCTCAAAGGATATCAAAGTCCAAGGGATCATTGGTCCATGTACCTCACTTGAGAAG AAAGGGCCTGCTGTGGCTAACACAGTTATAGGACAGGGAAATACTACAGCTTGGAAGATGTGTGGCCTTGACAGAAGTACATGCCTGACGGTTTTCTTTGACATTTCATCCAGTGAAAAGTCTGATCCTGCAGGGTCAAGTCAATTATACGTACAGTTCCTTACTAG TTATCAAAGCTCTGATGGCCAGATGCGGCTGAGGGTCACAACTGTTGCACGGAGTTGGGTGGCAGGCAGTGAG GATTTAGTTCAAGGATTTGATCAAGAGGTTGCTGCTGTAGTAATGGCCAGACTAGCTTCTtataaaatggaaatggaG GAAGGTTTTGATGCGACAAGATGGTTAGATAGGAATTTGATACGCTTGTGTTCCAAATTTGGGGAATATCACAAAGATGATCCTGCCTCGTTCACCTTAAACCCCTGTTTTTCGTTGTTTCCTCAGTTCATGTTCAATCTGCGACGGTCACAATTTGTACAG GTGTTTAACAATAGTCCGGATGAGACTGCCTATTTCCGTATTTTGTTGAACCGAGAGAGTATTAGCAATGCTGTAGTCATGATTCAACCATCACTGATATCATATGCATTTAATTCACTTCCTGCACCAGCTTTGCTTGATGTACTATCCATTGCACCAGATCGTATTCTCCTGCTGGACTCTTATTTTAGTGTCGTTATATTTCACGGAATGAGTATAGCTCAGTGGAGGAATATGGGCTGCCAGAACCAGCCAGAACATGAG GCCTTTGCTATGTTGTTACAAGCTCCACAAGAGGATGCCCAATTGATAATTCGTGACCGTTTTCCTGTACCAAGGCTTGTGGTGTGTGATCAGCATGGTTCCCAG GCAAGGTTTTTGCTGGCAAAGTTGAATCCTTCAGCCACCTACAATACTGCACAAGAAACGATGCAGACCGGTTCAGATGTCATCTTCACCGATGATGTAAGTCTACAAGTATTCATCGATCACCTTCAGAGGCTTGCAGTTCAAGGTTCTTAA